In the genome of Dyadobacter fermentans DSM 18053, the window TTTCGGACCAAAGGCTGCTGAATGCCGGCACCGTGAGCATGATCTGGCCCCCGGGAGCGAGCAGCAGATTGATATTTTTCAGGAAAGCCGCATCGTCCTCAATGTGTTCCATGACATCGAAAAAGCCGGCCGCCGGGGCCTCTCCCGAAGCTTGTTTGACATAATCTTCGAGCGTGCTTTGCATGGTTGACCGTATTCCGCGCTTCCGGGCGTTTTCGATGCCGGTTGCGTATGGTTCCACCAAGGTGACGTCGTAGCCCGCATTCTGCATGGCGAGGGCTGTGATGCCGTTGCCGCCGCCAATGTCCAGAAAGTCTTTGGGGAACTGGCAGGCCTTCATCGCTTCTACGAGGCATTCGTTCCGGTGCTGGTACCAGAACGAGATGTCTTCCATATCAAAACAGACCGAATTGCCATCGTCGGGGTACGAAACGATCCAGTTTTCCCTGCTGTTTCCCATTATCGTTTTTCTGCCGTGATAATCTGAAATGGCAAAAAGCTGTTCAGCCCCGGAATTTTTTCCAGCACCGGCTCGCTTTTTTGCCCAAACCCGCTGTTGGCCAGGAACGGCGGGTAAAACCCGAAGCGTTTGATCTTCGGATTGCTCCAACCGGCGTAAGCCATAGCGTCGAACAGTTTCTTTTTGGTCATGTCCGCCACACCTTTGTCGCCTTCCCACGACATGCCCGGTGTAAATGCGATTTGCAGATAATAGAGGGGGTTGTATGCATTTGGTTCGAGGAATACCAGCTTGGCACCCGGCCTTGCGATCCGGTGCATGGCCTGGAAGCATGCATGCAGGCTGTGAAAATGGTGCAAAGCCATAAAACCCATTACCACATCGAACTGCTCGTTCAGCTCCTCGGGCGCGTCCAGAATGTCGGCAGCGTGCAGTTTTACCGGAAATTTATTATCGTTGTACACCAGCAACTGCTGCAAGAGAAACGGCGAAAGATCGAGGCCTTCCACCTTGTAGCCCTGCGCCAGAAAGCTGAGTGTGTATTTACCCATCCCGCAAGCCACGTCGATGATCCGGTCCGACTTTTTGATCCCGGCGAAATCGATCACTTCCTTCACATGCCTGCGCACGTACGGGGACGAAACAGGGATCATGGTTTGCTTGATCTTATGCCCGAAATAATCGAGTTGCTGGTTGTTGTGAAACTTGATGGTGGAAACGACAATGCTCATAGGAAAGGCGCTGGTTCATATCGCATTGAATATAAAGGAAAATACGGGCAAGCGCAATAAATTTTAGCGATGTCTTCGTAACCGTCAGAAAATAGTGTGCGATCAGTATACGTCACTCACCCTTAGCGACTTCGTAGAGATGGACGCGCCACAGCGGGGAGTTAAAAATAGCCAGTTTGCTCAACCCCGATTTTTCGGGAGTCCGGATGTTTTCAGCAGACAAAATGTAGTCGCAATGCAGACCTCTCAAAGCCGCGTGCGAAAGGACGATGTCGCGGCTGGCTGGCGCTTTCGAGCGGGTCATGTAAGGCTCGTAGTAGGAGAGTCCCTGGTCGTAAAGGATTGTGCACATGCTGCCCCAAAAGTCGAAGAAGCCTCGGTTGCCTTCACTTTTTTCAAGTTCTGCCGCGATAATTTTCCTGAATTTCTTTTTGTAGGAAAGAGGATAATTGCTGGAATAACCATCAATGGTCCACAGCTGATTGTACTGAGCAATTGCAGGAGGGATTCCGATGCTCGCCACGCGGTAAGTTTGCACCGGCTTTTTAATGTAAGACCTGATATCCCCGAACATGCGCTCGGCATAATAATCTTCGTAGGTGAAGATGTAATGGTAGGGGACAATCCTTATGAATGACTTTACAATCCGCTCGTAATAGGTAGGTTGGTACGCAAAGCAGATGAGAAGTTGAGCCATTGCGACGGCGGCGACGATGCGATTGCGGTAAGCAGTCGAAATTAAAAGAATAGCCTGTGCTGCCGCGACATGCCATAACAATTGCAGGAAAATATGAAACCTGTCCATACTGAACATGCGCAGCAGGTCCGACTGATTACGCAGGTTAACCATAAATTCCCATTGTAATACGGCTATATACAGGCAAATCGATGTGATGATGAGTAACGTCGCAGTGAGGCCTTTGGGAAGACGCTTTTCACGAAAAGCAAAAACTACATATACTGTGCAGATCAGCGGCAGCAGTATAAATGTGTGCAGGGATAACGCTACGTCTATGTTGCCCAGCAGGAAATACCTCGCAAATACTTTCAGCCGCGAAGCCGGAAAACGACGCATTTCCATTCGGTGCGACTCAAAACCTTCGCCTCCCAGCAGATTTTGGATCAAATCTATTTTCGTAACAATGTAAACTGCCAGCAAAACGACGAATGCAAGCAGCAGGCGGCGATATGGCAATTTCATTACGATGTCGTGCGCGATGAGCACGCCTAATGCGAAAAGCATAAAAACACCTGCGGACTGAAAATTAGACGCAAACGGGAAAGCACCCACGATGAGCCAGTCCCATTTGCCGGGTTTGCCATTGCGGATATTGAGAATGGCAAAAAGTAGGAGCGGTTGCCCGGCGATGCTAAGGCCCCAGGTTGGCAGGAATGGGGTGAATGCAAACGAAAGCGCCAGAAAGGCGGATGTCCATTCATTTAACCCGAGGTGGCGCCGGCAAAGGAGCCACATGCCCAGCAGGGCAAAAGCACTAATGAATATAATGTAGAAACGGTAAGCCTCGAAGGTCGGCAAAACGAGGTTTAGCCAATAATAAATGTTGTAAGTGGTTACCAGCGTGAATTTCGGTACTCCGCCCAGAAAAGGTTCTATGATTGCGTAGGGAGGTGCCCAGGCATAACCTTGCTGGGTAACAACCCGGTACCATACGACGAAGGAGTCGAGCGAATCGAATGCATTGAAATATGCGCGCTGACCAAGAAGAATATAGGGCGCATGATAAAGAAAAAATACCGACAACATCGCTGAGAGACAATATTGCCGGTATTTTGCGCTCATAAAGTGACGATTAGTTGATTTTCAAAACAGCCATAAATGCTTCCTGAGGAATTTCTACGCTACCAACCTGCCGCATTCTTTTCTTTCCTTTCTTCTGTTTTTCAAGAAGCTTGCGTTTCCGCGAAATATCACCGCCATAACATTTGGCCAAAACGTCCTTCCGCATTGCCTTCACAGTCTCGCGGGCGATGATTTTCTGGCCGATGGCCGCTTGAATGGCGATCTCGAACATCTGGCGCGGGATCAGCTCGCGCAGTTTTTCGCAGAGTTTCTTGCCCCATTCATAGGATTTGGACCGGTGAACAATGGCCGACAACGCATCCACAGCTTCGCCGTTGAGCATCACGTCCAGCTTCACCATGTCGGATTCCTGGTAGCCTGCCAGCTCGTAGTCGAGTGAAGCGTAGCCACGCGAAATGGTTTTGAGTTTATCAAAAAAGTCGAAAACCACTTCCGCCAGCGGGATCAGGAATTGCAGTTCCACACGTTCGGCGGTGAGGTAAATCTGGTTTTTGAGAATACCCCGCTTATCCATACACAAATTCAGGATCGGTCCGATGTAGTCCGATTTTGTGATGATCTGTGCATTAATATAGGGTTCTTCAATGTATTTAATGAAATTCGGCTCCGGCATTTCCGACGGCGCGCTGATATTCAGTAACTTTTCTTTGGTCGTAAGTACGCGGAACTGTACCGACGGTACGGTCGTGATCACGGTCATGTCGAACTCGCGTTCCAGGCGCTCCTGCACGATTTCCATGTGCAGCATTCCGAGGAAGCCGCAACGGAACCCGAAGCCCAATGCTGCGGATGTTTCCGGTTCCCAAACCAACGCCGCGTCGTTCAGCTGCAATTTCTCCATCGCCTCGCGGAGTTCCTCGAACTCGCTGGTATCCACGGGGTAAATGCCCGCAAAAACCATCGGCTTCACTTCCGAGAAGCCAACAATGGCCTCGCTGGCAGGGCGGTCGATGTGCGTGAACGTGTCGCCCACTTTTACTTCTTTGGCAACTTTAATTCCCGAAATCAGGTAGCCTACGTCGCCGCATTCCACCACTTGCTTCGGGATCTGCTGCAAACCGAGCGTGCCGATTTCGTCGGCGATATATTCCTTGCCGGTCGCCATAAACTTTACTTTGTCGCCTTTGCGGATGCTTCCGTTTTTCACCCGGAAGATAACCTCGATACCCCGGTAGGAATTGAAAACCGAATCGAAGATCAAAGCCTGCAATGGGCCATCGGGATTGCCCACCGGCGCGGGAATGCGTTCTACGATTGCGTTGAGGATGTCCTCGATGCCGATTCCTTCCTTTCCGCTGGCCGGGATAATGTCGCCGCGGTCGCAGCCGAGCAGGTCCACCATCTCGTCCTTGATTTCCTCCGGCATAGCGCCCGGAAGGTCTATTTTGTTCAGTACCGGGATGATCACCAGGTCGTGGTTGATCGCCAGGTAGAGGTTAGAGATCGTTTGCGCCTCGGTGCCTTGCGAAGCATCCACGAGCAGCAATGCGCCTTCGCAGGCAGCAATGGAACGGGAAACTTCGTACGAAAAGTCGACGTGCCCCGGGGTGTCGATCAGGTTCAGTATGTACTCTTCTCCTTTATAAACATAGTTCATCTGGATCGCGTGGCTCTTGATGGTGATGCCTCTTTCGCGTTCCAGGTCCATATTGTCCAGGAGCTGCGCCTGCATTTCGCGCTGGGATACTGTTTTGGTAAATTCCAGCAAACGGTCCGCCAGGGTACTTTTCCCGTGATCAATATGGGCAATAATGCAAAAATTACGGATTTTCTTCATGAAAGTTGTTCCTATTCCAATGCTTTGAAGAGTAGTTAAGCTCAAAGCAACCACAAAATTAAGAGGGTAATTAATATTTCAACAGGTTTTCGGAGAGAACTTCAAACTAAAAATTAACGGACGAGGATCGTTCCGCAGCCGACGGCTTTGCCGGTGCCCGTCCGCGCTGAGGCCACGCGTAGATACACGCCGCCGCAATCACCAAAACCGACAGCAGCACAAGCTGCCCGTAACGTATCAGTAGTACCACCAGCAGCATGGCCAGGAAGAGCACGACGGGATGCGAAATAAAATCAATCCCCGTTCGCACCCAGCGGATAAACAAATCCCGGCCGGCAGCCGGGCAATCGGCCAGCTGGTCATTGAAATCCAGTTTTTTCAGTAACCGCACCACCGCCGGACTGTGCAGGCGATCGTCGCAGGCCAGCCGCGCGGGCCAGGTAAATTGCGAGCCGTAAGCCGTCACGAGCGCAAACACGAACGGCCCGAATGTAATGTGCATCAGGACGACCATCGGCAAATGCAGCAACAGCGCTAAAAACACGGCATAGGCAACCCTTTCCCGTTTTAAAAGCAATATCGCAATGCCCAGTTGCAGAAGGATCACGCTGATACCCGTGATCTGCGACATAAAGCCCGGCGGGAAGAGCGCTGCCACGGCCATGTAGGGGGGAATCTGATGCTTCGTGACGAGCAGTGTTTCCATGCTTGCGCCCGTCCACCAGTCGGCGTCGAAGATTTTGTTGAGATCGGCGCCGAGGTAGAGCACCACCAGCTGGAACCGCACGATGTCGGTGCCCGTCACCCGGTTGCTCAATGCCGTGCAGAGGAACATGCAGCCCGTAAACAGGTGAGCCACCGAAATGCAGGTTTGGCAAGACAGCAGGCCGGTAGCAAAGCTCAGTCCGACCAGCAATGCCCCCAGGCGCACCCAGTGCGAACACAAAACGATGGCAATGCCGATAAGAAACACCAGCCTGATGCCCGCATTGAACTGCGCATCGCTACCGAAGTCGCCAAGGAAGCCGACCAGCGGATAAAAGCGCCCGGTACCCTGACTGCCATTGAACGGCACTTCACCCGTGAGCAGCAGGTAACACGCCAGCAGCCGCACCGCCAGGACAAGCTCCGGCACCACCGCTTTTTCTTTGATATAAAATGGGTTCCAATGTGGGTGCATGAGGCTTACAGGCTTGCTTTCCAAACAAAAACACGCTCGGGCGCTCCGTTGCGGCGGTAAAAGATCCTGACGCTGTCGGGATTACCGGCGGTTTGCTTTTCGACCGTCTCTACCAGTCGGCGCAGATTGCCCTCCGCGTGCGCTTCCCATTGCGATTGCGCGATGCCGTACCGGGCCTCCACGGCCTCTTTTTGCCAGGGAATGCCGTGGCGAAACGCTTCGAGGCGGTAAAAAACCTGCGTGGTGTGCGGCGCCCAGGAGACAGTGCGGGTGTCCTGGGTGAGCTCGTAAACCGTGTTGATGAGCTGCGCCGATAGGAATAATATGCCGGGCAGCCATTTCCGGGCCAGGGAAGTGGTCATGGGATGTGATCGATTAAAGCAAGCTTAGGTTATGTTGGCAAAAGTTAAGAAAAAATGCAATGCTATGACAGCGAGCTTTTTGATATGCTGACCAGTGGGTTTATTGACTTTTAACCAAAATATTTAATCATTTGTTTAAATATTTTGGTTAAATCAAAAACGGCTTGTACATTTGACACATCAATGGAAAACTGAAATGGCGAAAGCGAAGAAAGAGGCACTGGACCTGAGTACCGAAGAGAAGATCAAGGAAGCGGCGGGCGTGGTATTTACCAAGAAAGGTTACGGCAATGCGCGTACGAGGGATATCGCCGAGGAGGCGGGCATTAACCTGGCGCTGCTCAACTACTATTTCCGGAGCAAGGAAAAGCTTTTCCAGATCGTGATGGCGGAGCGGATCGATAAGCTCTTCGGCGTACTGGTGCCGATCCTGAATGACGCCTCGACGACGCTGGAAGAGAAGCTTGAAAAGATCACGGAGAACTACATTAATATGCTCCTCGAACATCCCGACCTGCCGATTTTCGTGCTGAGCGAGATCCGCAACAATCCCGATCAGCTTTCGAACCGCTTGCAAGCCCAAAAGCTGCTGCGGGAATCGGTTTTCGTGAAGCAGCTGAGCGAACGCAAAACCGATATTAATCCGATCCATTTCTTGATGAACCTTCTGGGGATGAACCTGTTCCCATTTGTAGCGAAGCCGGTTTTACAGCCGATCCTCGGTAGCGAAGAAAACTACCGCCAGCTGATGGAGCAGCGGAAAAAGCTGATCCCGGCGTGGATGAAGCTGATGCTCGACCATTCCTGACGGACATCTGGAGAGCGACAGAATCTCCATTTTTTTACCCAATAATTAATCAAATGATTAAATAAAACGAATAAATAAAATGATTAATGTATGTAAAATAATGATCATTGCAGGTGGTTTGGTGCTCTGGGTGAGCCACTTGAAAGCGCAGGATGCCCCGCTGAATATCCGGGAGGCGTACCGGCTGGCCCGGAACAATTACCCGATGATCCGCCAGCAGGGGTTGATCGACAAAACGCGTGACTATTCGGTCAGCAATGCTTCGAAGGGCTTCTTACCGCAGCTGACGGTGCAGGGCCAGGCTACTTACCAGTCGGCCGTGACGGAGTTCGGGCTGCCCGTCGCGATTCCGGGCGTGGAATTTCCGCGGATCAGTAAGGACCAGTATAAGGTGTTCGGCGAAGTGAACCAGACGATTTATGACGGCGGTAATGTCCGTACGCAGGTGCGCTCACACGAGGCTGGTGCGCTGGTGGAGGCCCGGAAGCTGGAAGTTGAACTCTACAAGCTGAACGACCGGGTGAACCAGCTGTTTTTTGGCATACTCATGCTGGACGAGCAGCTGAAACAGAACGAGTTGCTGAAAAAGGACATTCACCTCGGCATACGCAAAGTGCAGGCATTGATCGACAATGGGACGGCATTTAAAAGCAACGCCAACACATTGAAAGCGGAACTATTGAAAGCCGACCAGCGCGCCATCGACCTGAATGCGAGCCGGAAGGCTTACCTGGAAATGCTCGGGCTGCTGACCGGACAGCCGCTGGGAAATTCGGCGGTACTCGAAAAGCCGGTGGAACTCGCCGGAACTGGTGAGGTCAACCGCCCCGAGCTGGAACTGTACGATGCGCAGAACCGGAGCCTGGATATTCAGTCGCAGCTGATTGACGTGCGCAACCGTCCGAAGCTTAACTTCTTCTTTCAGGGCGGTTACGGCCGGCCGGCGTTGAACATCCTCAGCAATGGGTTTGATCCCTATTATATTACCGGCGTACGTTTGAACTGGTCATTATCAGGCCTATATACAATCAAGAAAGACCGGGAGCTGGTACGCAACAACCGGGACGCCATTCTGCTCCAAAAAGAGACATTCCTTTTCAACACCCATCTTAATGCAAAGCAGTACCACGCGGAGCTCGACCGGTTTCGCCAGCTGCTCACCACCGACGACGAGCTCATTACCCTCCGCGAAAGCATTAAAACAACAGCGGCTGCGCAGCTTGAAAACGGCGTGATCAACACCAATGATTTCCTGCGC includes:
- a CDS encoding class I SAM-dependent methyltransferase gives rise to the protein MGNSRENWIVSYPDDGNSVCFDMEDISFWYQHRNECLVEAMKACQFPKDFLDIGGGNGITALAMQNAGYDVTLVEPYATGIENARKRGIRSTMQSTLEDYVKQASGEAPAAGFFDVMEHIEDDAAFLKNINLLLAPGGQIMLTVPAFSSLWSENDVQLGHYRRYTLPRLTGLLAKAGFEVTYRTYFFSLVWAPMWLARVLPEKFGIKKNNTPEKKRNEHMAGRPATANLLRKLLSWEAKAIRNKRRIPFGTSCLIVARKTKDL
- a CDS encoding class I SAM-dependent methyltransferase, with amino-acid sequence MSIVVSTIKFHNNQQLDYFGHKIKQTMIPVSSPYVRRHVKEVIDFAGIKKSDRIIDVACGMGKYTLSFLAQGYKVEGLDLSPFLLQQLLVYNDNKFPVKLHAADILDAPEELNEQFDVVMGFMALHHFHSLHACFQAMHRIARPGAKLVFLEPNAYNPLYYLQIAFTPGMSWEGDKGVADMTKKKLFDAMAYAGWSNPKIKRFGFYPPFLANSGFGQKSEPVLEKIPGLNSFLPFQIITAEKR
- a CDS encoding DUF6044 family protein; the protein is MSAKYRQYCLSAMLSVFFLYHAPYILLGQRAYFNAFDSLDSFVVWYRVVTQQGYAWAPPYAIIEPFLGGVPKFTLVTTYNIYYWLNLVLPTFEAYRFYIIFISAFALLGMWLLCRRHLGLNEWTSAFLALSFAFTPFLPTWGLSIAGQPLLLFAILNIRNGKPGKWDWLIVGAFPFASNFQSAGVFMLFALGVLIAHDIVMKLPYRRLLLAFVVLLAVYIVTKIDLIQNLLGGEGFESHRMEMRRFPASRLKVFARYFLLGNIDVALSLHTFILLPLICTVYVVFAFREKRLPKGLTATLLIITSICLYIAVLQWEFMVNLRNQSDLLRMFSMDRFHIFLQLLWHVAAAQAILLISTAYRNRIVAAVAMAQLLICFAYQPTYYERIVKSFIRIVPYHYIFTYEDYYAERMFGDIRSYIKKPVQTYRVASIGIPPAIAQYNQLWTIDGYSSNYPLSYKKKFRKIIAAELEKSEGNRGFFDFWGSMCTILYDQGLSYYEPYMTRSKAPASRDIVLSHAALRGLHCDYILSAENIRTPEKSGLSKLAIFNSPLWRVHLYEVAKGE
- the lepA gene encoding translation elongation factor 4, with protein sequence MKKIRNFCIIAHIDHGKSTLADRLLEFTKTVSQREMQAQLLDNMDLERERGITIKSHAIQMNYVYKGEEYILNLIDTPGHVDFSYEVSRSIAACEGALLLVDASQGTEAQTISNLYLAINHDLVIIPVLNKIDLPGAMPEEIKDEMVDLLGCDRGDIIPASGKEGIGIEDILNAIVERIPAPVGNPDGPLQALIFDSVFNSYRGIEVIFRVKNGSIRKGDKVKFMATGKEYIADEIGTLGLQQIPKQVVECGDVGYLISGIKVAKEVKVGDTFTHIDRPASEAIVGFSEVKPMVFAGIYPVDTSEFEELREAMEKLQLNDAALVWEPETSAALGFGFRCGFLGMLHMEIVQERLEREFDMTVITTVPSVQFRVLTTKEKLLNISAPSEMPEPNFIKYIEEPYINAQIITKSDYIGPILNLCMDKRGILKNQIYLTAERVELQFLIPLAEVVFDFFDKLKTISRGYASLDYELAGYQESDMVKLDVMLNGEAVDALSAIVHRSKSYEWGKKLCEKLRELIPRQMFEIAIQAAIGQKIIARETVKAMRKDVLAKCYGGDISRKRKLLEKQKKGKKRMRQVGSVEIPQEAFMAVLKIN
- a CDS encoding HTTM domain-containing protein, translated to MHPHWNPFYIKEKAVVPELVLAVRLLACYLLLTGEVPFNGSQGTGRFYPLVGFLGDFGSDAQFNAGIRLVFLIGIAIVLCSHWVRLGALLVGLSFATGLLSCQTCISVAHLFTGCMFLCTALSNRVTGTDIVRFQLVVLYLGADLNKIFDADWWTGASMETLLVTKHQIPPYMAVAALFPPGFMSQITGISVILLQLGIAILLLKRERVAYAVFLALLLHLPMVVLMHITFGPFVFALVTAYGSQFTWPARLACDDRLHSPAVVRLLKKLDFNDQLADCPAAGRDLFIRWVRTGIDFISHPVVLFLAMLLVVLLIRYGQLVLLSVLVIAAACIYAWPQRGRAPAKPSAAERSSSVNF
- a CDS encoding TetR/AcrR family transcriptional regulator; the encoded protein is MAKAKKEALDLSTEEKIKEAAGVVFTKKGYGNARTRDIAEEAGINLALLNYYFRSKEKLFQIVMAERIDKLFGVLVPILNDASTTLEEKLEKITENYINMLLEHPDLPIFVLSEIRNNPDQLSNRLQAQKLLRESVFVKQLSERKTDINPIHFLMNLLGMNLFPFVAKPVLQPILGSEENYRQLMEQRKKLIPAWMKLMLDHS
- a CDS encoding TolC family protein, whose translation is MIIAGGLVLWVSHLKAQDAPLNIREAYRLARNNYPMIRQQGLIDKTRDYSVSNASKGFLPQLTVQGQATYQSAVTEFGLPVAIPGVEFPRISKDQYKVFGEVNQTIYDGGNVRTQVRSHEAGALVEARKLEVELYKLNDRVNQLFFGILMLDEQLKQNELLKKDIHLGIRKVQALIDNGTAFKSNANTLKAELLKADQRAIDLNASRKAYLEMLGLLTGQPLGNSAVLEKPVELAGTGEVNRPELELYDAQNRSLDIQSQLIDVRNRPKLNFFFQGGYGRPALNILSNGFDPYYITGVRLNWSLSGLYTIKKDRELVRNNRDAILLQKETFLFNTHLNAKQYHAELDRFRQLLTTDDELITLRESIKTTAAAQLENGVINTNDFLREVNAEDQARQNKILHGIQLLMAQYNLDNTLGTTIE